A DNA window from Engystomops pustulosus chromosome 10, aEngPut4.maternal, whole genome shotgun sequence contains the following coding sequences:
- the VGLL4 gene encoding transcription cofactor vestigial-like protein 4 isoform X3 produces METPLDVLSRAASLVHADDEKREAALRSDPRMQPLSMPTALTNHRTGPPPISPSKRRYSMDQGDDDLDCENDHVSKMSRMFSPHLTKGLNGDYRKDPRDRSRSPIERAAAPTMGLHASHLYASIPPVSMDQPLALTKNSDLSRSLGMTPSMSPVERQQNRPSVITCAPASNRNCNLSHCPVAHSGCVSALPPNFRRPSNTTTACDPVVEEHFRRSLGKNYKEPEPVANSVSITGSVDDHFAKALGDTWLQIKAAKDGVSSSPESASRRGQSSPSSHMVNHNHSPSVLS; encoded by the exons GAGAAGCGGCGTTACGGAGTGATCCCAGAATGCAACCTCTTTCGATGCCTACTGCACTCACCAATCATCGGACGGGCCCCCCGCCTATCAGTCCCAGTAAGAGGAGATACAGTATGGACCAAGGAGATGATGACCTAGACTGTGAAAATGACCACGTCTCTAAAATGAGCCGCATGTTTTCCCCTCACtt AACCAAGGGGCTTAATGGAGATTACAGAAAAGATCCCCGGGACCGTAGTCGCAGCCCAATAGAACGAGCAGCCGCTCCAACAATGGGGTTACATGCAAGTCATTTGTATGCCTCCATTCCACCTGTCAGTATGGATCAGCCTCTGGCACTCACCAAAAACAGCGACCTGTCCAGGAGTTTGGGAATGACTCCCAGCATGAGCCCCGTGGAACGACAGCAG AATCGACCCTCGGTGATCACATGTGCTCCAGCAAGCAACCGTAATTGCAACCTCTCTCACTGCCCAGTTGCCCATAGCGGTTGCGTTTCGGCTCTGCCGCCCAACTTTAGGCGACCATCAAACA CTACGACTGCTTGCGACCCTGTGGTAGAAGAACATTTTCGCCGGAGCCTCGGCAAGAATTACAAAGAACCCGAGCCAGTAGCAAACTCTGTGTCCATCACTGGCTCGGTGGATGATCACTTTGCCAAGGCGCTCGGAGACACCTGGCTCCAGATCAAAGCCGCTAAGGATGGGGTGTCCAGCAGCCCCGAATCTGCGTCTCGAAGAGGCcaatcttctccttcttctcacaTGGTCAACCATAATCACTCCCCGTCTGTACTGTCATAG
- the VGLL4 gene encoding transcription cofactor vestigial-like protein 4 isoform X1, with translation MSWVFPGMETPLDVLSRAASLVHADDEKREAALRSDPRMQPLSMPTALTNHRTGPPPISPSKRRYSMDQGDDDLDCENDHVSKMSRMFSPHLTKGLNGDYRKDPRDRSRSPIERAAAPTMGLHASHLYASIPPVSMDQPLALTKNSDLSRSLGMTPSMSPVERQQNRPSVITCAPASNRNCNLSHCPVAHSGCVSALPPNFRRPSNTTTACDPVVEEHFRRSLGKNYKEPEPVANSVSITGSVDDHFAKALGDTWLQIKAAKDGVSSSPESASRRGQSSPSSHMVNHNHSPSVLS, from the exons GAGAAGCGGCGTTACGGAGTGATCCCAGAATGCAACCTCTTTCGATGCCTACTGCACTCACCAATCATCGGACGGGCCCCCCGCCTATCAGTCCCAGTAAGAGGAGATACAGTATGGACCAAGGAGATGATGACCTAGACTGTGAAAATGACCACGTCTCTAAAATGAGCCGCATGTTTTCCCCTCACtt AACCAAGGGGCTTAATGGAGATTACAGAAAAGATCCCCGGGACCGTAGTCGCAGCCCAATAGAACGAGCAGCCGCTCCAACAATGGGGTTACATGCAAGTCATTTGTATGCCTCCATTCCACCTGTCAGTATGGATCAGCCTCTGGCACTCACCAAAAACAGCGACCTGTCCAGGAGTTTGGGAATGACTCCCAGCATGAGCCCCGTGGAACGACAGCAG AATCGACCCTCGGTGATCACATGTGCTCCAGCAAGCAACCGTAATTGCAACCTCTCTCACTGCCCAGTTGCCCATAGCGGTTGCGTTTCGGCTCTGCCGCCCAACTTTAGGCGACCATCAAACA CTACGACTGCTTGCGACCCTGTGGTAGAAGAACATTTTCGCCGGAGCCTCGGCAAGAATTACAAAGAACCCGAGCCAGTAGCAAACTCTGTGTCCATCACTGGCTCGGTGGATGATCACTTTGCCAAGGCGCTCGGAGACACCTGGCTCCAGATCAAAGCCGCTAAGGATGGGGTGTCCAGCAGCCCCGAATCTGCGTCTCGAAGAGGCcaatcttctccttcttctcacaTGGTCAACCATAATCACTCCCCGTCTGTACTGTCATAG
- the VGLL4 gene encoding transcription cofactor vestigial-like protein 4 isoform X2, whose translation MLFMKMDLLNYQYLDKMNNNIGILCYEGEAALRSDPRMQPLSMPTALTNHRTGPPPISPSKRRYSMDQGDDDLDCENDHVSKMSRMFSPHLTKGLNGDYRKDPRDRSRSPIERAAAPTMGLHASHLYASIPPVSMDQPLALTKNSDLSRSLGMTPSMSPVERQQNRPSVITCAPASNRNCNLSHCPVAHSGCVSALPPNFRRPSNTTTACDPVVEEHFRRSLGKNYKEPEPVANSVSITGSVDDHFAKALGDTWLQIKAAKDGVSSSPESASRRGQSSPSSHMVNHNHSPSVLS comes from the exons GAGAAGCGGCGTTACGGAGTGATCCCAGAATGCAACCTCTTTCGATGCCTACTGCACTCACCAATCATCGGACGGGCCCCCCGCCTATCAGTCCCAGTAAGAGGAGATACAGTATGGACCAAGGAGATGATGACCTAGACTGTGAAAATGACCACGTCTCTAAAATGAGCCGCATGTTTTCCCCTCACtt AACCAAGGGGCTTAATGGAGATTACAGAAAAGATCCCCGGGACCGTAGTCGCAGCCCAATAGAACGAGCAGCCGCTCCAACAATGGGGTTACATGCAAGTCATTTGTATGCCTCCATTCCACCTGTCAGTATGGATCAGCCTCTGGCACTCACCAAAAACAGCGACCTGTCCAGGAGTTTGGGAATGACTCCCAGCATGAGCCCCGTGGAACGACAGCAG AATCGACCCTCGGTGATCACATGTGCTCCAGCAAGCAACCGTAATTGCAACCTCTCTCACTGCCCAGTTGCCCATAGCGGTTGCGTTTCGGCTCTGCCGCCCAACTTTAGGCGACCATCAAACA CTACGACTGCTTGCGACCCTGTGGTAGAAGAACATTTTCGCCGGAGCCTCGGCAAGAATTACAAAGAACCCGAGCCAGTAGCAAACTCTGTGTCCATCACTGGCTCGGTGGATGATCACTTTGCCAAGGCGCTCGGAGACACCTGGCTCCAGATCAAAGCCGCTAAGGATGGGGTGTCCAGCAGCCCCGAATCTGCGTCTCGAAGAGGCcaatcttctccttcttctcacaTGGTCAACCATAATCACTCCCCGTCTGTACTGTCATAG